In the Sandaracinus amylolyticus genome, GTGGGAGAGCGGCTATTTCAATTCGCTCGACATCATGCACGACCGATTCGGCTACTACATCTGTTGGGGCGTGCTGGTGTGGGTGCCCTCGGTCTATACGATCTCCGGGCAATATCTCGCGCATCATCCACGCGAGCTGACTCCGATGCTCGCAATCGCGATCTTCGTCCTCGGCGTCGCCGCGCTCTGGGCGAATTACGAAGCGGACGCCCAGCGCCAGCGCGTCCGCGCGACGAACGGGAGCACGACGATCTGGGGCCGCGCCCCGAAGACGCTCGTCGCGCGATATCGCACGAGCGAGGGAGTCGAGCGCACGAATCTGTTGCTCGTCTCCGGCTTCTGGGGCGTCGCGCGGCACTTCCATTACGTGCCCGAGCTCGTGCTCGCGCTCTGCTGGGCGCTGCCCGCCGGGCTCGGCCACGCGATTCCGTACTTCTATCTCGCGTTCCTCGCGATCCTGCTCTTCGACCGCGCCGCGCGAGACGACCGGCGCTGTCACGCGAAGTACGGCGCGACGTGGGAAGAGTACCAGCGGCTCGTGCCCTACAAGATCGTCCCGGGCGTCTACTAGTCCGGGCCGAGCTCGCGCGCGGGCGAATCGCCGTGGGGCGGAGCCCAGCGCGCGCACGACGGTCCGATCACCGCGAGCCCTTGGCTCGGGCCTTCGGTGCGCCGTTCGTGGTTGCCGTCCCACTCCGACGAGAGGCCGACGACGATCTCGCCCTCTCCGTCGCCGTCGACGTCGGTGAAGAGCGGGCGCTCGGTGCGGGTGCGCGCGAGGCGCGGCGTGGTGACCCGCACCGCGCCGGTGCGCGCGTCGAGCACGCGAAGCGTCGTCTGATCGGCGTGCAACACCTCGAGCGCGCCGTCGCCGTCCACGTCGACGACCGTCACCCCGGTGACGCCGCTGAGGCCGTCCTCGATCGCGATCGACCATCCGTCGATCGTGCACGAGGGGTCGTCGCACGCGCGGTCGTAGAGCGCGAGCCGCGACTCCGACGCCACGAGGACCTCCTCGTCACCATCACCGTCGACGTCGACCCACGTGGGCGGCCCACCCGCGGGCCCAGTGGCGCCCGTGCGCAGCGCACCCGCGAGCGGCGTGGTCCATCGCACCTCGCCGTCGTCGCGATCGAGCAGCGTGAGCGTGCCCTCCGAGACGAGCGCGATCGCGGTCGCGCCGATCGCGCAGAACCCGTCGCTCACCGCGGCCTGCCAGAGCACCGAGCCGTCCGCTCGGTACGCGGTGCCGCCCGCGACGATCTCGAGCACGCCGTCGCCGTCGAGATCACCGGCGCAGGTCAGCGGCCCGTACACGCGGTTGATCCCGCGATGCCCCGACGCGCGCCACCGCACCGCGCCGGTGCGCCCCTCGACGAGCCCGTAGCCGAGCGCGACCTCGACCTCACCATCACCCTCGAGATCGACGACGAGCGGCGTGCCCGAGATCGAGCGCGGGCGTCCTTCCGCGAGCGCCACGTCGAGCACGCGCACCTCGTCCTGCGAGGGCAGGTCGGCGCGCCATCGCACGTTGCCCTCGTGATCGAGCGCGATCGCGCCGGAGAAGCGCCCGAACGCGACGAGATCGGGCTTGCGGTTCCGGTCGAGATCGGCGCTGGCGAGGGTGCTCGTCGCCGCGATCTCGTCGGGCGCGATCGGCAGCTCGACGATCCCGTCGCGCGCCCAGAGCCGCAGCGTTCCCGGGCCGTCCCACGACGCCGGCATGTCGGGCGAGCACGTCGTCGCATCACCGGTCGTCGTGCAGCGCGTGGGGTCGAGCGCGACGTCGCCTTCGCCGGCGTTGGTCAGCGCGCCGTGGGTCACGAACGCGATCGTGGTGTCGTGCCCGGCGCGGAACGCGATCGGCGTCGCGGTCACGTGCGCGGCGTCGTCGTCGGGCGCGACGCTCGCGACGCGCAGCGTCCACGGCGAGCAAGGCGGAGGGACGTGCGCGTCGTGGAGGCCGGCGTCCGCACCTGGGTCGCCCGCATCGGGCTGGCTCGGTGGAACGACGCGGTCGCGCTCGTGCGAGAGGTGACAGCCCGCGAGGAGCATCACGCTGCACGAGCACAGAGCGGCCAGAGAGCTCGAGAGGTCGCGAAGGGCAGGCATCGCGCGGCCCATCGTCAAACGGCATGCCACGCGAAAACCTTCCCTGCAGTGCGTGTGCGATCGAGCGCGCGTCATCGCAGGCACGCCCTCGCGTGCGACCCGCGACGCGGGACGCTCACCACGAGCAGCGCGACCAGCCGAGCATCGGCTGAGGCTCGGGATCGACGCCTCGCGGCGGCGGCAGGAGCGCGACGGTGCGCCGCTGGGCGACGACCCGCGGGACCTCGAACGCGATCGTGTCGATGCAGCGCGCGGCGCCGCGCACATCGACGCCGATCACCAGCTCGTCCGCGTCCTCGGCGCGGAGATACCCGGCGATGCCGTCGGCGTCGCCGCACGCGATCGGATCGATCACGCGCCACACCGCCGCGGGCACGCGCTCGTCCGAGACGAGCGCCTCGGCAACGGCTCCTTCCGCCGACTGCCCGGCGCATCCGCCCAGCAGCGCGATCGTGATCGCGAGAGCCCACGTCCAGCGCGTCTTCATGACGACCTCTTGCGGAGCCCGTACTCCTTGGCCAGCTGCGAGAGACGAGGACGTTTCATCCCGAGCCGCTGCGCGGCCTGCGAGAGGTTCCCGCCCGCTTCGTCGATCGCGCGCTCGATCGCGCGCCGCTCGAGGCTGCGGCGCAGCTCGTACACCGAGTGCCCGTCGCCGAGGCTCGCCCAGTAGAGCGTCTCGAGCTCGCCGCTCTCCGCGTCGTCGTCGTTCGTCGCGGCGGCGTGTGGCGAGACGGCGTGTGGCGAGACGAGGTGCGGCGCGACGTCGTCGACCTCGAGCGTCGCGTCCTGCGCGAGCACCGACGCGGCGCGCAGCACGTTCTCGAGCTCGCGCACGTTCCCGGGCCAGCGGTGGGCGCGCATCCGTGCGCTCGCCGCGGGCGAGAGCCGCTTCGGCGTGGTGCGCTCGTCGCGCGCGATGCGTGCGAGCAGCGCATCGGCGATCGCGGGGAGATCCTCGAGGCGCTCGCGCAGCGCGGGCACCTCGAGCACGATCCCGCGCAGTCGGTAGTAGAGGTCCTCGCGCATCGCGCCGCGCTCGACGAGCTGCTCGAGGCGGCGATGCGTCGCGGCGACGACGCGCACGTCGACCCGGATCGGCGCGGTCCCGCCGACGCGCACGATCGTGCGCTCCTGGAGCACGCGGAGCAGCGCGACCTGGGTGGGCGGCGAGATGTCGCCGATCTCGTCGAGGAAGAGCGTCCCGCCCTGCGCCGTCTCGAAGAGCCCGAGCTTGCGCGCGCTCGCGCCGGTGAACGCGCCGCGCTCGTGGCCGAAGAGCTCGCTCAGCAGCAGCGACTCGGTGAGCGCCGCGCAATTGACGCGCACCAGCGGACCGCGGGCGCGCGGCGAGAGGCGATGCAGGGCCTCGGCGACCAGCTCCTTGCCGGTGCCGCTCTCGCCCAGGACCAGCACCTGCGCGTCCGAGCCCGCGACGCGCTCGATCGATCGGCGCAGGCGCTCGATCGCGCGCGAGCCTCCGATGATGATCCGGGTCGCCGTGGCGCTGCTCGCCTGCGGGCGCGCGGCCGACAGGCGATCGCGCAGCGCACCGAGGGCGCGCGCGTCGCCACGCTTCGCGAAGAGCTCGCGCGTGTCGTCGGGGACGTGCTCGGCGAGGCGCGCCTCGAGCTCGTCGGCGCGCTCGGTCGAGGTGCGGGCCGCGTCGAGCGCGCCCTCGGCGAGCTGGGCGCGCGCGAGATGGCACCACACGCGCAGCTCGACCTCGACGTGCTCGGTGCGCGACGCGAGCTCGCGCGCCGCGCGGGCGAGCGAGGCCGCGGGCCCACCGGTCGCGATCGCGAGCAGCACCTCGAGCTCCTGGCGCTCGCACGCGAGGCGCGGCGACGTGCACGTCTGCGATGCGTCGTGGAGCGCGCGGCGCGCGAGCGCGACGTCGCCGAGCTCCAGCGCACATCGCGCCACGCCGAGCGCGCCTTCGGCGAGGCTCGACGGCTCGCCTTCACCCGAGCGCACCATCTCGAAGAGATCGCGGGCGCGCTCGACGTCGCCGAGCGCGAGCAGCACCGCGCCCTCGACGAGCGTCGCGCGCCGCGCGAACGCGCGCCGGGGCTCGTCCCCGACGACCCGTCGGGCGCGCTGCACGAGCTCACGCGCGTGCGCCGGATCACCGAGCGTCAGCTCCAGCCCGGCGCGATTGAGCAGCAGTCGCGCGAGCCAGTCGCGATGCCCGATCGGCTCGAGGATCGCGGTCGACTCGCGATAGCAGCGACGCGCGTCGCTCCACCGCCCGCGCAGGTGATGGAGCACGCCGAGGTTCTCGAGCGCGATCGCGCGATGCCACGCGGCGCCCACAGATCGTGCGAGCTCGGAGCTCGCCTCGAAGTGGGTCGTCGCGTCGTCGAGCGCGCCCTCGCGCATCAGTGCGATCGCGAGGTTCTGGCGCGCCACGCACTCGTGGGTGCGCAGCGATGCGGCGAGCGAGTGCGCGAGGTCGTCGGCGAACCACGCGCGTGCGGCGCGGGTGTCGCCGGTCGCCAGCGCGATCTTGCCGAGCACGTTCTGCGCGTCGAT is a window encoding:
- a CDS encoding sigma 54-interacting transcriptional regulator, with amino-acid sequence MPASLPRASWSPPPPKLPETTATRTLRALIADAARMGPRALFVVGADPAATSELVDAARSGTSVLRGRCVPGRPYAALAPIVQGALGIASSRGAVPEELDGALACAPGCHARWWEHGAADDVARLHRDAPLARRESLHAERRARFVDAIRSVIERAAEDGALLLVLDDLEHVDHGTAEVLRAWIEPRADLEAPAKLPIVVLGTTPRASADTGAIATLIQAPRATTCEAGRFDPAALACWLAEPEITTWITTRTGGRVRALERWLATAAEPAPHEPVARAEVPDAFPGVALALGVARAIGRSVPLAALVTQPRDRAALERDLERLGALARDGDGSPSIAWPRPAPMLDAAVQGTVHAHAARALERMGAIEEAAWHASRSDDVMLHVRLALSAEPALSARHGAREAADLLTAARARLDEDAEQRIVLDARLARVWSTLGESERAIESARAVCERAPHDLSARLRCGEILLRAGRHTDAIACFDAVTTGPSAREHVEARVLAAEARYATGDLSGAERDARGALTDASAQDHPSIRIDAQNVLGKIALATGDTRAARAWFADDLAHSLAASLRTHECVARQNLAIALMREGALDDATTHFEASSELARSVGAAWHRAIALENLGVLHHLRGRWSDARRCYRESTAILEPIGHRDWLARLLLNRAGLELTLGDPAHARELVQRARRVVGDEPRRAFARRATLVEGAVLLALGDVERARDLFEMVRSGEGEPSSLAEGALGVARCALELGDVALARRALHDASQTCTSPRLACERQELEVLLAIATGGPAASLARAARELASRTEHVEVELRVWCHLARAQLAEGALDAARTSTERADELEARLAEHVPDDTRELFAKRGDARALGALRDRLSAARPQASSATATRIIIGGSRAIERLRRSIERVAGSDAQVLVLGESGTGKELVAEALHRLSPRARGPLVRVNCAALTESLLLSELFGHERGAFTGASARKLGLFETAQGGTLFLDEIGDISPPTQVALLRVLQERTIVRVGGTAPIRVDVRVVAATHRRLEQLVERGAMREDLYYRLRGIVLEVPALRERLEDLPAIADALLARIARDERTTPKRLSPAASARMRAHRWPGNVRELENVLRAASVLAQDATLEVDDVAPHLVSPHAVSPHAAATNDDDAESGELETLYWASLGDGHSVYELRRSLERRAIERAIDEAGGNLSQAAQRLGMKRPRLSQLAKEYGLRKRSS
- a CDS encoding FG-GAP-like repeat-containing protein; the protein is MPALRDLSSSLAALCSCSVMLLAGCHLSHERDRVVPPSQPDAGDPGADAGLHDAHVPPPCSPWTLRVASVAPDDDAAHVTATPIAFRAGHDTTIAFVTHGALTNAGEGDVALDPTRCTTTGDATTCSPDMPASWDGPGTLRLWARDGIVELPIAPDEIAATSTLASADLDRNRKPDLVAFGRFSGAIALDHEGNVRWRADLPSQDEVRVLDVALAEGRPRSISGTPLVVDLEGDGEVEVALGYGLVEGRTGAVRWRASGHRGINRVYGPLTCAGDLDGDGVLEIVAGGTAYRADGSVLWQAAVSDGFCAIGATAIALVSEGTLTLLDRDDGEVRWTTPLAGALRTGATGPAGGPPTWVDVDGDGDEEVLVASESRLALYDRACDDPSCTIDGWSIAIEDGLSGVTGVTVVDVDGDGALEVLHADQTTLRVLDARTGAVRVTTPRLARTRTERPLFTDVDGDGEGEIVVGLSSEWDGNHERRTEGPSQGLAVIGPSCARWAPPHGDSPARELGPD